The Bacillus sp. F19 DNA segment CTTGTGCTTGAAGAAGCGATGCAGCAGGCTGAAATGACATTTAAAGACCTGGATGCCATCGCCGTTACTGAGGGTCCGGGTCTTGTTGGAGCGCTTTTAATTGGAGTCAATGCAGCAAAAGCACTGGCATTTGCCCACCAGCTGCCATTAATAGGCGTTCATCATATTGCAGGTCATATCTATGCAAACCAGCTGATCTCTGAACTGCAGTTTCCTTTGCTGTCGCTTGTTGTATCCGGAGGACATACTGAACTTGTTTTTATGAAAGAACATGGATCGTTTGAAGTAATAGGAGAAACGCTTGATGATGCTGCAGGAGAAGCGTATGACAAAGTGGCAAGAACTCTCCATCTGCCTTATCCGGGTGGGCCTCATATAGACCGGATGGCAGCGGAAGGATCTCCAGTCATCAATTTACCTAGAGCCTGGCTTGAGCCGGATTCTTACAACTTTAGCTTCAGCGGTTTGAAATCAGCTGTCATCAATACTCTTCATAACGCAGAGCAACGAGGTGAAGTGATTGATCCTCATGATTTAGCCGCAAGTTTTCAGGCAAGCGTCATCGATGTTCTTGTCACTAAAACAGCATCAGCAGCTGAGAAATACCAAGTAAAGCAGATCCTTCTTGCTGGAGGTGTAGCAGCAAATCGCGGTTTAAGAGCAGCTTTAGAAAAGAAGTTTAAAGAAATTCAGGACGTAGAATTACTGATTCCGCCATTATCTCTATGTACAGACAATGCAGCCATGATTGCTGCTGCAGGGAGTGTACTTTTTGAAAAAGGCCATAGAGGCAATCTGAGAATGAATGCAAATCCTGGTCTGGAATTACCGAGTTAATATGGTGTATTAACATGTTATCCACATACTGTCTAATAACCCTTTTCCGCTTTTCGAAAAGCTTGTTGAATAAGCATTGGATAACCTGTGGACAATGTGGATAAAAAAGCTCTATTTTGTGGATAATGTGAATAAAAGAGTGGAAACCTTATAAAATAAGATATTTTAGTGTTGATAACTAAAAAAACTCAGTGCCATAATAGGCACTGAGTTTTTTAATTTGTGTACAAAGCTGTTAATCCTCCTGAAGCTGTTCCCATTCATTCATTAGATTTTCAAGTTCTTCTTGATAACCGCCGTTTTCCGTGTTGATTTCCTGTACCTTAGTATGATTTTGATAAATCTCCGGATCACATAACAGCTCTTCATTCTTCTCGATCTGCTGTTCAACGAACGAGATTCGCTCTTCTACTTCCTGCAGTCTTCTTTGTTTTTGTCTTGCCAGTTTTTTCGCTTCTTTATCTTGTTCATAGGATAGCTTATTTTGATTTTCCTTCGGCTTCAGATCAGGGACTGCATCAAAAGCTGCAAGCTCCAGCTGTTCTGCCTTTTTAGATTGATAGTAATCATAGTCCCCCAGGTATTCATTAACGCCGCTTGCTGAAAGTTCGTATACTTTTGTAGCAATGCGATTAATGAAATACCTGTCGTGGGATACAAATAGTATTGTGCCAGGGTAATCAATCAGGGCATTTTCCAGCACTTCTTTGCTGTCCAGATCGAGATGGTTTGTCGGCTCATCAAGGATAAGCAGATTTGCCTTTTGAAGCATTAGCTTAGCAAGAGCCAATCTTGCTTTTTGCCCGCCGCTTAAAGTAGAAACATTCTTTAAAACATCGTCACCAGAAAAAAGGAAATTGCCGAGCACAGTCCGGATTTCTTTTTCATTCAGCATTGGATATTCATCCCACAATTCATCAAGCACACGTTTATTCGAAGTTAAATTCGCCTGCTCCTGATCGTAGTATCCAATCTTCACGCCTGATCCTATTTCGAACGCCCCTTTTAATGGAGCCATCTTATCAATGATTGTTTTTAGAAGCGTCGATTTGCCGACTCCATTTGGGCCGACAAGAGCAATGCTGTCACCTCGTGATATGGAAAAAGAAACGTTTGAAATGATTGGGTCTGAGCCATTATAAGATACGGCAATATCCTTCGCTTTCAGCACATCGTTGCCGCTTTGCCTTTCAATATCGAACCGGAAGTGAGCTGATTTCTCGTCGCCCTGCGGCCTGTCCATCAATTCCATGCGGTCCAGTTTTTTTCTCCGGCTTTGAGCGCGTTTTGTGGTAGACGCTCTGGCCATATTTTTCTGGATGAAATCTTTTAATTTTGCCACTTCATCCTGCTGTTTTTCGTACAATTTTAATTCGCGCTCAAAGTTTTCAGCGCTTTGCTCAAGATAGCGGCTGTAGTTGCCGATGTATTTGATGCTTGTATTCCTGGAGATTTCGTAGACCTGGTTCACTACTTTATCAAGAAAATAGCGGTCATGGGAGACGATTAAAATCGCTCCGCTGTAGCCTTGAAGATATTGCTCAAGCCAGGACAGCGTTTCAATATCCAGGTGGTTTGTCGGCTCATCCAGAACTAATAAGTCAGGACTTGTCAAAAGCAGCTTTCCAAGGGCAAGACGCGTTTTCTGGCCTCCGCTCAAACGCTGGATAGGAGATGAGACATCGAATTCAGCAAATCCCAGACCATGAAGAACAGAACGGATATCTGCCTCATATTGATAGCCGCCTTTTTCTTTAAACTCAATTTGCAGACGGTCGTATTCTTTTAAATATTGTTCAAATTCCCGCTCTGCGGGATCAGTGTTGGCCATTTTTTGTTCAAGATCACGCATGGATTGCTCCATATCTTTTAAAAACTGAAACACAGAAACCATTTCATCCCAAATAGATAGAGCAGATTCGAGACCTGTATCCTGTGCAAGGTACCCAATCGTTACACCTTTTGGCTTGATGATCTCTCCGGATTCGTAAGAAAGCTGACCCGCAATAATTTTGAGCAGGGTTGATTTCCCGGCCCCGTTCCGTCCGACAAGGGCAATTTTATCCCGTGTTTGAACTTCAAGTTTGATATTCGATAATATAAGATCAGCTGCAAAATATTTCGTCAGCTGGTTTATTTGTAGCAAAATCATGTATTTTCACCTCGGGCTATGATAATTTAAGTGTAGCTTATCGAAGAGTGAGCCGCAATGATTGTACCTTTCCGGGTGCGGACATTTGTCACGATAAGTAAAAAGACAGATTAGTAAAAATAGTGTATAGTCTAGTATGAGGGGCGTTAAAAGATGTCAAATTTTACTCATTTTAACCAGCAGGGCAGAGCCAAAATGGTTGATATATCGAATAAACATGATTCTGTGCGCACCGCTGTTGCTGTTTCAAGCGTTGTTATGAAGGAACATGTCTATGAACAAATCGTAAATCACAAGCTTCAAAAAGGGGACGTGCTGGCGGTCGCACAGGTGGCCGGCATTATGGCTGCTAAAAACACATGGAATATCATTCCAATGTGCCACCCGATTCCGCTCAAGGGAATCGATATTGAGTTTGAATGGAAAAAAGAGAACGGACTTTTCCATCTGATGATAGCCGCAGCTGTGAAAACAACAGGAAGTACAGGTGTGGAAATGGAAGCGCTAACTTCTGCTTCAGTCTGCGCCCTGACCGTGTATGATATGTGTAAAGCACTGGATAAAGGGTTAATCATCGGACCTGCCTATCTGTCTGTAAAAACAGGCGGGAAAAGCGGGGATTATACACGAGATGAACCTGTAGCTTTGGATGTGGGGGATAGAATGTGAACAACATCGAACAATCGAAAATTCCGCAAGCTACTGCTAAGCGCTTGCCTTTATACTATCGTTTTTTAAAGAATCTGCATGCATCAGGCAAGCAGCGTGTCTCTTCTGCAGAGCTGAGTGATGCTGTGAAAGTGGATTCTGCCACGATCCGCAGGGATTTTTCCTACTTTGGAGCCCTTGGGAAAAAAGGATATGGGTATAATGTTAATTATCTTCTTTCTTTTTTCAGAAAAACGCTCGATCAGGATGAGGTGACGAAGGTTACCTTAATTGGTGTCGGTAATCTCGGCACAGCCTTTTTGCATTATAATTTTACGAAGAACAATAATACGTTAATCTCACTTGCCTTTGATGTCGACGAGAAGAAGATCGGCACTGAAATTGGCGATGTTCCCATTTATAATTTAGCTGATCTTGAAGAACACCTGCCTGAGGATGTGACCGTGGCTATTTTAACGGTTCCGGCACAGGCTGCCCAGCCCATTACGGACAGGCTGATTGCAAAAGGAATTAAAGGAATTCTTAATTTTACTCCTGCGAGATTAAATGTACCGGAGGAAATCAGAATTCATCATATCGATTTAGCAGTAGAGCTGCAATCGCTCGTGTACTTTTTGAAGCACTATCCTAACGCTTAGGAATTGAGGTGAATGATATGCCGAATATCGGTTTTGGAAGTTTGCTGCTGATCGTTTTTGCAGCACTATTAATCTTTGGGCCAAAGAAGCTGCCTGAGCTTGGGAAAGCAATTGGCAGCTCATTGCGTGAATTTAAGCATGCCACGAAGGGTCTAGCGGACGACGATGAAGATAAAAAGAAAGAAGAGAAGTAAGATAGGGTGAAAGCTGTCATGAAACAAAACGAAATGTCGGTTATCGATCACATTGCTGAGCTTCGGAAAAGGCTGATCATTACAGTCTTTTTCCTTTTCCTCTCTGTGATTACCGGCTTTTTATTAGCAAAGCCGATTATCATCTATTTACAGCATACGAATGAAGCTCAGAGCTTAACGCTGAACTCATTCCGAATGACCGATCCGCTTATGGTCTATATGCAATTCGCGTTTATCATTGCTTTTATTATTACATCCCCGATCATTCTCTATCAGCTATGGGCATTTGTAAGCCCTGGCCTCTACGAAAAGGAAAGACGGGTCACTCTAAGCTATATTCCAATTTCAATTGGACTTTTTCTTACAGGCATAAGTTTCTCGTATTTTTTGCTCTTTCCATTTGTCGTAGATTTCATGGAGCGTATGTCCCATGATTTAGAGATTAATCAAGTCATTGGAATCAACGAATACTTTCAGTTTTTAATTCAGCTGACGGTACCGTTTGGACTGCTGTTTCAGCTCCCGGTTGTCATTATGTTCTTAACGAGGCTCGGCATCGTAACACCGATGTTCCTCGTGAAAATCCGAAAATATGCGTACTTCATTCTGCTTGTTATTGCAGCGTTAATTACACCGCCGGAGATTGTCTCGCATCTAATGGTTTCCGTGCCGCTGTTTATTCTGTATGAAATAAGTATTGTGGTCTCAAGGTTTGCTTACCGCAAGGCACAGCGGACTCAGTTTGAAGAAGCAAATAAAGAAGGGTGATCCTGTCTGCAGGACCACCCTTCTTTTTATTTTTTCTTCGCTTTGACTTTGAAAGAGAGATTGAACATTCTAAATGCGACTCCAAGATCAAACGTCGCGATTAGCATTAGCAGGATTGTCGGAAACGACCAGATCCCGCTTTCTGAACTGTTTACGGCGAGATAGGTAAACAGAATACCCATTGCCAAGTAAAAGATCCCCATTGAAATTGGGCTTGTTCTCATGCTTACATGCCTCCAAAAATAAATTGCATTTGTTCTGCCTGTTTCAGCATTTCCTCAAGCTGTTCCTGGTTCGATTGCAGAATGACAACAAACGTATTCATCGCAACATGGGCAAAAATAGGAACCAGGAGGCGCTTTGTTTTTACATATAGGAAAGCAAACACAAACCCCATTGATCCATAAAGAAGAAGATGCTGAGGTTCACCGTGAACTAGTGCGAATACAATCGAACTGATGAGTGCCGACAAAATGAAATTGAAGCGCTGATACAAAGCGCCGAATAAGATTTTTCTGAAAATAATCTCTTCTAGGATAGGACCTATGATGGAAGTAACGACTATGAGCAAAGGCGTAACCTTCAATACTTCCATGATGACTTTCGTATTTTCTGATTCACCTTCAATTCCAAATACCTGAATCTCAATATTGGCTGCAATCACTTGAACAGAAAGTGCCATAAATACGCCCCCGACAGCCCATAAGATAGATGGACCGGCGGGAGCTGCATCGCCCCTGAGTTCATTGCTTTTAAAGTGGCTGCGAAGCAGAAGCAGAATGATTACAAAGGCAGCTGCAAAGCTGAACACCGTCCAATAGCCTGATGCTGTAATCTGCGCCATGCGGAGCGATTGATCCTCTCCGACGCCAAGCTTAAGCAGAAGAGGAATGCCGAGAATCCCTGAAAACTGCATGACTATATATGTCAAAATAATAAGCCAGTAATCTTTCTTCAATTGAACGACTCCTTTAACGTGCCGGATGATTTAAGTCAGTATAAGCAAAATTTCAGCTAGGCATAATTGTACCATAAATCAGGCATGATGTAGGAAGATAACGCCTATAGGGTATGCAGGAATGGCTATAAACATGTGAAATCGGCATAAGGAAAAGGATTTCAAATTTTTTTAACATATTACTTGAATTTGCATGAGAGATTATATAATATAATACTTGTGTTAGCACTCAAGACATATGAGTGCTAATAAAATGAAAATTTAAATTAATGAAATCTTGAGGAGGTTGTTTCACTTGTTAAAGCCATTAGGTGATCGTGTCGTAATTGAGCTTGTACAATCTGAAGAAAAAACTGCTAGTGGGATCGTACTGCCGGATAGTGCCAAAGAAAAACCGCAAGAAGGTAAAGTAGTGGCAGTAGGTACTGGTCGTGTGCTTGACAACGGTGAGCGTGTTGCTCTTGAAGTTGCAGAAGGCGATCGCATCATCTTCTCAAAATACTCTGGTACAGAAGTGAAGTATGAGGGTTCTGAATACTTAATCTTACGCGAAAGCGACATTTTAGCAGTTATCGGCTAATTTATAAAATTTCCAATATCATAGAACATCATTCTTAGGAGGTAATGGAACATGGCTAAAGACATTAAATTCAGTGAAGACGCTCGCCGCGCAATGCTGCGCGGGGTTGATGCACTTGCTAATGCAGTTAAAGTAACGCTTGGACCAAAAGGGCGCAACGTGGTTCTTGAAAAGAAATTCGGTTCTCCGCTTATTACAAATGACGGTGTGACAATTGCAAAAGAAATCGAGCTTGAAGATGCATTCGAAAACATGGGTGCAAAGCTTGTTGCTGAAGTTGCAAGCAAAACAAATGATGTTGCCGGTGACGGAACAACAACTGCAACGGTTCTTGCTCAGGCAATGATCCGCGAAGGTCTTAAAAACGTAACAGCTGGCGCTAACCCAATGGGTATCCGAAAAGGTATTGAAAAAGCTGTTATAGTTGCAACGGAAGAATTAAAAGCAATCTCTAAACCAATCGAAAGCAAAGAATCCATTGCTCAAGTAGCTGCAATTTCTGCTGATGACGATGAAGTGGGCCAATTGATTGCTGAAGCTATGGAGCGCGTTGGAAACGACGGCGTTATCACAATCGAAGAATCAAAAGGCTTCACTACTGAGCTTGAAGTGGTTGAAGGTATGCAATTCGACCGCGGATATGCATCTCCTTACATGGTAACTGATTCAGATAAAATGGAAGCTGTCCTTGACAACCCATACATCTTAATCACAGACAAAAAAATCACAAACATTCAAGAGATCCTGCCTGTATTAGAACAAGTTGTTCAACAAGGCAAGCCTCTATTATTGATTGCTGAAGATGTTGAAGGTGAAGCACTTGCTACATTAGTAGTGAACAAACTTCGCGGAACATTCAATGCAGTAGCTGTTAAAGCTCCTGGATTCGGCGACCGCCGCAAAGCAATGCTTGAAGATATCTCAGTTCTTACTGGCGGAGAAGTGATCACTGAAGATCTAGGCTTAGATCTTAAATCAGCGAACATCACTCAACTAGGCCGCGCTTCTAAAGTTGTTGTGACAAAAGAAAACACAACAATCGTTGAAGGTGCTGGAGAGTCTGACAAAATTGCAAGCCGCGTAAAACAAATCCGTGCTCAATTAGAAGAAACAACTTCTGAGTTTGATAAAGAAAAATTACAAGAGCGTCTAGCTAAATTAGCTGGCGGTGTAGCAGTCATCAAAGTTGGTGCTGCAACTGAAACAGAATTAAAAGAGCGCAAACTCCGCATTGAAGATGCATTGAACTCTACTCGCGCTGCAGTAGAAGAAGGCATCGTATCAGGCGGTGGTACTGCCCTTGTAAATGTATACAACAAAGTAGCATCAGTAGAAGGCGAAGGCGATTTCGCAACAGGCGTAAACATCGTATTGCGTGCTCTTGAAGAGCCAGTACGCCAAATCGCACACAATGCTGGTCTTGAAGGCTCAGTTATCGTTGAGCGTCTAAAGCATGCTGAAGTAGGAACTGGCTTCAACGCTGCAACTGGCGCTTGGGTAAACATGATCGAAGCTGGTATCGTTGACCCAACTAAAGTAACTCGTTCAGCTCTTCAAAACGCTGCATCTGTAGCGGCTATGTTCTTAACAACTGAAGCAGTTGTTGCTGACAAGCCAGAAGAAAATGCTCCTGCAATGCCTGATATGGGCGGCATGGGTGGAATGGGCGGAATGATGTAGTTTGATCTATAAAACCCTATTATATCAAGGGTTTGAAGATTAAAAGCTCATTTTAGGTGCCGGAAAGGTGCCGAAACTTTTTCAAAAAGAAAATTAGAGGCTTCTCATGAGGTTCCCAAACTTCTGAGAAGCTTCTTTTTTTCTACCCATTGTAATGTGTAAATAAACTTGTGTTGTTGTCCCATCTTCTGTATGACCAAGTCGATCCAATTTGTAGTAATTCAACACCAGCTTCAGCTAAAAGTGAAATGTGAGTGTGACGTAATGAATGTGGAGTTAAATGTTTATGAACAGAAGGG contains these protein-coding regions:
- a CDS encoding CPBP family intramembrane metalloprotease yields the protein MKKDYWLIILTYIVMQFSGILGIPLLLKLGVGEDQSLRMAQITASGYWTVFSFAAAFVIILLLLRSHFKSNELRGDAAPAGPSILWAVGGVFMALSVQVIAANIEIQVFGIEGESENTKVIMEVLKVTPLLIVVTSIIGPILEEIIFRKILFGALYQRFNFILSALISSIVFALVHGEPQHLLLYGSMGFVFAFLYVKTKRLLVPIFAHVAMNTFVVILQSNQEQLEEMLKQAEQMQFIFGGM
- the groES gene encoding co-chaperone GroES, with amino-acid sequence MLKPLGDRVVIELVQSEEKTASGIVLPDSAKEKPQEGKVVAVGTGRVLDNGERVALEVAEGDRIIFSKYSGTEVKYEGSEYLILRESDILAVIG
- the tatC gene encoding twin-arginine translocase subunit TatC is translated as MKQNEMSVIDHIAELRKRLIITVFFLFLSVITGFLLAKPIIIYLQHTNEAQSLTLNSFRMTDPLMVYMQFAFIIAFIITSPIILYQLWAFVSPGLYEKERRVTLSYIPISIGLFLTGISFSYFLLFPFVVDFMERMSHDLEINQVIGINEYFQFLIQLTVPFGLLFQLPVVIMFLTRLGIVTPMFLVKIRKYAYFILLVIAALITPPEIVSHLMVSVPLFILYEISIVVSRFAYRKAQRTQFEEANKEG
- the tsaD gene encoding tRNA (adenosine(37)-N6)-threonylcarbamoyltransferase complex transferase subunit TsaD, translated to MTEKDQYILGIETSCDETAVSIVKNGREIISNVVASQIESHKRFGGVVPEIASRHHVEQLTLVLEEAMQQAEMTFKDLDAIAVTEGPGLVGALLIGVNAAKALAFAHQLPLIGVHHIAGHIYANQLISELQFPLLSLVVSGGHTELVFMKEHGSFEVIGETLDDAAGEAYDKVARTLHLPYPGGPHIDRMAAEGSPVINLPRAWLEPDSYNFSFSGLKSAVINTLHNAEQRGEVIDPHDLAASFQASVIDVLVTKTASAAEKYQVKQILLAGGVAANRGLRAALEKKFKEIQDVELLIPPLSLCTDNAAMIAAAGSVLFEKGHRGNLRMNANPGLELPS
- a CDS encoding redox-sensing transcriptional repressor Rex: MNNIEQSKIPQATAKRLPLYYRFLKNLHASGKQRVSSAELSDAVKVDSATIRRDFSYFGALGKKGYGYNVNYLLSFFRKTLDQDEVTKVTLIGVGNLGTAFLHYNFTKNNNTLISLAFDVDEKKIGTEIGDVPIYNLADLEEHLPEDVTVAILTVPAQAAQPITDRLIAKGIKGILNFTPARLNVPEEIRIHHIDLAVELQSLVYFLKHYPNA
- a CDS encoding twin-arginine translocase TatA/TatE family subunit, translating into MPNIGFGSLLLIVFAALLIFGPKKLPELGKAIGSSLREFKHATKGLADDDEDKKKEEK
- the moaC gene encoding cyclic pyranopterin monophosphate synthase MoaC — encoded protein: MSNFTHFNQQGRAKMVDISNKHDSVRTAVAVSSVVMKEHVYEQIVNHKLQKGDVLAVAQVAGIMAAKNTWNIIPMCHPIPLKGIDIEFEWKKENGLFHLMIAAAVKTTGSTGVEMEALTSASVCALTVYDMCKALDKGLIIGPAYLSVKTGGKSGDYTRDEPVALDVGDRM
- a CDS encoding YdiK family protein translates to MRTSPISMGIFYLAMGILFTYLAVNSSESGIWSFPTILLMLIATFDLGVAFRMFNLSFKVKAKKK
- a CDS encoding ABC-F family ATP-binding cassette domain-containing protein, encoding MILLQINQLTKYFAADLILSNIKLEVQTRDKIALVGRNGAGKSTLLKIIAGQLSYESGEIIKPKGVTIGYLAQDTGLESALSIWDEMVSVFQFLKDMEQSMRDLEQKMANTDPAEREFEQYLKEYDRLQIEFKEKGGYQYEADIRSVLHGLGFAEFDVSSPIQRLSGGQKTRLALGKLLLTSPDLLVLDEPTNHLDIETLSWLEQYLQGYSGAILIVSHDRYFLDKVVNQVYEISRNTSIKYIGNYSRYLEQSAENFERELKLYEKQQDEVAKLKDFIQKNMARASTTKRAQSRRKKLDRMELMDRPQGDEKSAHFRFDIERQSGNDVLKAKDIAVSYNGSDPIISNVSFSISRGDSIALVGPNGVGKSTLLKTIIDKMAPLKGAFEIGSGVKIGYYDQEQANLTSNKRVLDELWDEYPMLNEKEIRTVLGNFLFSGDDVLKNVSTLSGGQKARLALAKLMLQKANLLILDEPTNHLDLDSKEVLENALIDYPGTILFVSHDRYFINRIATKVYELSASGVNEYLGDYDYYQSKKAEQLELAAFDAVPDLKPKENQNKLSYEQDKEAKKLARQKQRRLQEVEERISFVEQQIEKNEELLCDPEIYQNHTKVQEINTENGGYQEELENLMNEWEQLQED
- the groL gene encoding chaperonin GroEL (60 kDa chaperone family; promotes refolding of misfolded polypeptides especially under stressful conditions; forms two stacked rings of heptamers to form a barrel-shaped 14mer; ends can be capped by GroES; misfolded proteins enter the barrel where they are refolded when GroES binds), producing MAKDIKFSEDARRAMLRGVDALANAVKVTLGPKGRNVVLEKKFGSPLITNDGVTIAKEIELEDAFENMGAKLVAEVASKTNDVAGDGTTTATVLAQAMIREGLKNVTAGANPMGIRKGIEKAVIVATEELKAISKPIESKESIAQVAAISADDDEVGQLIAEAMERVGNDGVITIEESKGFTTELEVVEGMQFDRGYASPYMVTDSDKMEAVLDNPYILITDKKITNIQEILPVLEQVVQQGKPLLLIAEDVEGEALATLVVNKLRGTFNAVAVKAPGFGDRRKAMLEDISVLTGGEVITEDLGLDLKSANITQLGRASKVVVTKENTTIVEGAGESDKIASRVKQIRAQLEETTSEFDKEKLQERLAKLAGGVAVIKVGAATETELKERKLRIEDALNSTRAAVEEGIVSGGGTALVNVYNKVASVEGEGDFATGVNIVLRALEEPVRQIAHNAGLEGSVIVERLKHAEVGTGFNAATGAWVNMIEAGIVDPTKVTRSALQNAASVAAMFLTTEAVVADKPEENAPAMPDMGGMGGMGGMM